The following are encoded in a window of Pseudomonas multiresinivorans genomic DNA:
- a CDS encoding NAD(P)-dependent oxidoreductase, whose product MNIALIGATGHVGHYFLEEALRRGHSVTALVRDPAKLPARDNLKVVQADVYDPAQVARAVAGQDVVVSAFNAGWGNPDIRGAHAKGSRAILDGVKASGVKRLLVLGGAGSLEIAPGQRLVDSPEFPEQWKQGALGAADALDQLRAEKELDWAFLSPAMLLDGETRTGSFRIGGDQVLFDGNGESRISLPDLAVAMIDEAEQANHHQQRFTAAY is encoded by the coding sequence ATGAACATTGCCCTGATCGGCGCGACCGGCCACGTTGGCCACTACTTCCTCGAAGAAGCCCTGCGCCGCGGCCATAGCGTGACCGCGCTGGTGCGCGACCCGGCGAAGCTGCCGGCGCGCGACAACCTCAAGGTGGTCCAGGCCGACGTCTACGACCCGGCCCAGGTCGCCCGCGCCGTGGCCGGGCAGGACGTCGTGGTCAGCGCATTCAATGCCGGCTGGGGCAACCCGGATATCCGTGGCGCCCACGCCAAGGGCAGCCGCGCCATTCTTGACGGCGTGAAGGCGTCCGGCGTGAAGCGCCTGCTGGTGCTCGGCGGCGCCGGCAGCCTGGAGATCGCCCCCGGCCAGCGCCTGGTGGACAGCCCGGAATTCCCCGAGCAATGGAAACAGGGTGCACTGGGCGCCGCCGACGCGCTGGACCAGTTGCGCGCCGAGAAGGAACTCGACTGGGCTTTCCTCAGCCCGGCGATGCTGCTCGACGGCGAAACCCGCACCGGCAGCTTCCGCATCGGCGGCGACCAGGTGCTGTTCGATGGCAACGGCGAGAGCCGCATTTCCCTGCCGGACCTGGCGGTGGCGATGATCGACGAGGCCGAGCAGGCCAATCATCATCAGCAGCGGTTTACCGCGGCTTATTGA
- a CDS encoding HlyD family type I secretion periplasmic adaptor subunit, whose translation MSLNPLGSIRHSVRGYFKGGDNLSGQPLPEVSKALIEDAPRVVRLTIWILIGFVAFLLLWAHFAQIDEVTRGEGKAIPSSKVQKIQNLEGGIVSQIFVHEGQVVQAGEQLMRLDPTRFQSNVGETEADRLAMFLRVERLSAEVEERALNIPDDVRAKVPGQASSEEALFHSRQQQLKDETDGLQQQLVQKQQELREFVSKQAQYRNSLNLLRQEISMSEPLVAQGAMSQVELLRLKRGEVENRGQLDATTLAIPRAEAAVKEVERKVAETRSRFRSDALKELNEARTELSKATATGKALEDRVSRTLVTSPVRGIVKQLLVNTIGGVIQPGSDLIEIVPLDDTLLVEARIRPQDIAFLRPGQHAMVKFTAYDYTIYGGLQADLEQIGADTVTDDDGNSFYLIKLRTRKSHLGSDDKPLLIIPGMIATVDIMTGKKSILSYLLKPILRAKAEALRER comes from the coding sequence GTGTCGCTTAATCCTCTGGGCAGTATCCGCCACTCTGTCCGTGGCTATTTCAAGGGCGGCGACAACCTCTCCGGCCAGCCGCTTCCGGAAGTCAGCAAGGCGCTGATCGAGGACGCGCCGCGCGTGGTGCGCTTGACCATCTGGATCCTGATCGGCTTCGTCGCCTTCCTGCTGCTCTGGGCACACTTCGCGCAGATCGACGAAGTCACCCGCGGCGAGGGCAAGGCGATTCCTTCGTCCAAGGTGCAGAAGATCCAGAACCTGGAAGGCGGCATCGTCTCGCAGATATTCGTCCACGAAGGGCAGGTGGTGCAGGCCGGCGAGCAGCTGATGCGCCTGGACCCGACGCGCTTCCAGTCCAACGTCGGCGAGACCGAGGCCGACCGCCTGGCGATGTTCCTGCGCGTTGAGCGCCTGTCTGCCGAGGTGGAAGAGCGAGCGCTGAACATTCCCGACGATGTGCGCGCCAAGGTGCCCGGCCAGGCCAGCAGTGAAGAGGCGCTGTTCCACAGCCGCCAGCAGCAGCTCAAGGATGAAACCGACGGCCTGCAGCAACAACTGGTGCAGAAGCAGCAGGAACTGCGCGAGTTCGTCTCCAAGCAGGCGCAGTACCGCAACAGCCTGAACCTGCTGCGCCAGGAGATTTCCATGTCCGAGCCGCTGGTGGCCCAGGGCGCGATGTCCCAGGTAGAGCTGCTGCGTCTCAAGCGCGGTGAAGTGGAAAACCGTGGCCAGCTCGATGCCACCACCCTGGCGATCCCACGGGCCGAGGCAGCGGTGAAGGAAGTGGAGCGCAAGGTCGCCGAGACCCGCTCGCGCTTCCGCAGCGATGCGCTGAAGGAACTCAACGAAGCCCGCACCGAACTGAGCAAGGCCACGGCCACCGGCAAGGCGCTGGAAGACCGCGTCAGCCGCACCCTGGTCACCTCGCCAGTGCGCGGCATCGTCAAGCAGCTGCTGGTGAACACCATCGGCGGTGTGATCCAGCCGGGCAGCGACCTGATCGAGATCGTCCCGCTGGACGACACCCTGCTGGTGGAAGCGCGCATCCGTCCGCAGGACATCGCCTTCCTGCGCCCCGGCCAGCACGCCATGGTCAAGTTCACCGCCTACGACTACACCATCTACGGCGGCCTGCAGGCGGACCTGGAGCAGATCGGCGCCGACACCGTCACCGACGATGACGGCAACAGCTTCTACCTGATCAAGCTGCGCACCCGCAAAAGCCACCTGGGCAGCGACGACAAACCGCTGCTGATCATCCCCGGCATGATCGCCACCGTGGACATCATGACGGGCAAGAAGAGCATCCTCAGCTACCTGCTCAAGCCCATCCTGCGGGCCAAGGCGGAAGCGCTGCGCGAGCGCTGA
- a CDS encoding enoyl-CoA hydratase, which produces MSNALEPYKPGVFDLTHKLTVEKHGHTALITINHPPANTWDRDSLIGLRQVIEHLNRDDDIYALVVTGQGPKFFSAGADLNMFADGDKARAREMARRFGEAFEALRDFRGVSIAAINGYAMGGGLECALACDIRIAERQAQMALPEAAVGLLPCAGGTQALPWLVGEGWAKRMILCGERVDAETALRIGLIEQIVDTGEARGTALLLAAKVARQSPVAVRTIKPLIQGARVRGPTTWLPEERERFVDLFDADDTREGVNAFLEKRDPHWRNQ; this is translated from the coding sequence ATGAGCAACGCCCTCGAGCCCTACAAGCCCGGAGTCTTCGACCTGACCCACAAGCTGACGGTGGAAAAGCACGGCCATACCGCGCTGATCACCATCAACCATCCGCCGGCCAATACCTGGGACCGCGACTCGCTGATCGGCCTGCGCCAGGTGATCGAGCACCTGAACCGCGACGACGACATCTACGCCCTGGTGGTGACTGGGCAGGGGCCGAAATTCTTCTCCGCCGGCGCCGACCTGAACATGTTCGCCGACGGCGACAAGGCCCGCGCCCGCGAGATGGCCCGCCGCTTCGGCGAAGCCTTCGAGGCGCTGCGCGACTTCCGTGGCGTCTCCATCGCGGCGATCAACGGCTACGCCATGGGCGGCGGCCTGGAGTGCGCCCTGGCCTGCGACATCCGCATCGCCGAGCGCCAGGCACAGATGGCCCTGCCCGAAGCTGCCGTGGGCCTGCTGCCCTGCGCCGGCGGCACCCAGGCGCTGCCGTGGCTGGTGGGCGAAGGCTGGGCCAAGCGCATGATCCTCTGCGGCGAGCGCGTGGATGCCGAGACCGCACTGCGCATCGGCCTAATCGAGCAGATCGTCGATACCGGCGAAGCCCGCGGCACCGCCCTGCTGCTGGCGGCCAAGGTCGCGCGGCAGAGCCCGGTGGCGGTGCGCACCATCAAGCCGCTGATCCAGGGCGCCCGCGTACGCGGCCCGACCACCTGGCTGCCGGAGGAGCGCGAGCGCTTCGTCGACCTGTTCGACGCCGATGACACCCGCGAAGGCGTGAATGCCTTCCTGGAGAAACGCGATCCGCACTGGCGCAACCAATAA
- a CDS encoding enoyl-CoA hydratase/isomerase family protein, giving the protein MNVMFEERPGLHGFRIGVVTLDAEKSLNALSLPMIEAMNHQLRVWKDDPQIACVVLRGNGGKAFCAGGDVRKLVDACREQPGEVPALARRFFADEYRLDYLIHTYGKPLICWAHGYVMGGGMGLMQGAGVRIVTPSSRLAMPEVNIGLYPDVGASWFLARLPGRLGLFLGLTATQMNARDALDLDLADRFLLDTQQEDLIEGLVQLNWREQADVQLHSLLQALENEARGELPDAQLLPRRERLDAVLDSANIAEAWHALTALADDEDTLIARGAKTLASGCPLTAHLVWEQIRRARHLSTAEVFRMEYAMSLNCCRHPEFPEGVRARLIDKDNTPHWHWPDIAAIPDAVVNAHFDATWEGEHPLADL; this is encoded by the coding sequence ATGAATGTGATGTTCGAAGAACGCCCCGGCCTGCACGGCTTCCGCATTGGCGTGGTGACGCTGGACGCGGAGAAGAGCCTGAACGCCCTGAGCCTGCCGATGATCGAGGCGATGAACCATCAGCTGCGCGTGTGGAAGGACGACCCGCAGATCGCCTGCGTGGTGTTGCGCGGCAACGGCGGCAAGGCCTTCTGCGCCGGCGGCGACGTTCGCAAGCTGGTGGACGCCTGCCGCGAGCAGCCCGGCGAAGTTCCCGCCCTCGCCCGCCGCTTCTTCGCCGATGAATACCGCCTGGACTACCTCATCCACACCTACGGCAAACCGCTGATCTGCTGGGCCCACGGCTACGTGATGGGCGGCGGCATGGGCCTGATGCAGGGCGCCGGCGTGCGCATCGTCACGCCCAGCAGCCGCCTGGCCATGCCGGAAGTGAATATCGGCCTGTACCCGGATGTCGGCGCGAGCTGGTTCCTCGCCCGCCTGCCCGGCCGCCTCGGCCTGTTCCTCGGCCTGACCGCCACGCAGATGAACGCCCGCGACGCACTGGACCTGGACCTCGCCGACCGCTTCCTGCTCGACACCCAGCAGGAAGACCTGATCGAAGGCCTGGTGCAACTGAACTGGCGCGAACAGGCCGACGTGCAACTGCACAGCCTGCTCCAGGCACTGGAAAACGAAGCCCGCGGTGAATTGCCGGATGCCCAGTTGCTGCCGCGCCGCGAACGCCTGGATGCGGTGCTGGACAGCGCCAACATCGCCGAGGCCTGGCACGCCCTCACCGCACTGGCCGATGACGAGGACACGCTGATCGCGCGGGGAGCGAAGACCCTCGCCTCGGGCTGCCCGCTGACCGCCCATCTGGTCTGGGAGCAGATCCGCCGCGCGCGCCATCTGTCGACTGCCGAGGTGTTCCGCATGGAGTACGCGATGAGCCTGAACTGCTGTCGCCACCCGGAGTTCCCGGAAGGCGTGCGGGCCCGGCTGATCGACAAGGACAACACCCCGCACTGGCACTGGCCGGATATCGCTGCCATACCTGATGCTGTGGTGAATGCGCACTTCGACGCGACCTGGGAGGGCGAGCATCCGCTGGCGGATCTGTAA
- the mmsB gene encoding 3-hydroxyisobutyrate dehydrogenase: MQTIAFIGLGHMGAPMAANLIKAGYLLRVFDLVQSAIDGLVVQGASAARSAHDAVDDADVVATMLPASGHVEGLYLGNEGLLAHIAPGTLVLECSTIAPASARKVHQAAAERGIPMLDAPVSGGTGGAIAGTLTFMVGGDAEVLERARPVFSAMGRNIFHAGGDGAGQVAKVCNNQLLAVLMIGTAESLALGAANGLDPAVLSEIMRRSSGGNWALEVYNPWPGVMENAPASRGYTGGFMTSLMTKDLGLALETAQVSGNSTPMGSLALALYRLLMKQGHGEQDFSVVQKLFDN; encoded by the coding sequence ATGCAAACCATCGCCTTCATCGGCCTCGGCCACATGGGCGCCCCCATGGCCGCCAACCTGATCAAGGCCGGCTACCTGCTGCGCGTGTTCGACCTGGTGCAGAGCGCCATCGACGGCCTGGTCGTCCAGGGTGCCAGCGCCGCTCGCAGCGCCCATGACGCGGTAGACGACGCCGACGTGGTGGCCACCATGCTGCCGGCCAGCGGGCACGTCGAGGGGCTCTACCTCGGCAACGAGGGCCTGCTGGCGCACATCGCCCCCGGCACCCTGGTACTGGAGTGCTCCACCATCGCCCCCGCCTCGGCGCGCAAGGTCCACCAGGCTGCGGCCGAGCGCGGTATTCCCATGCTCGATGCACCGGTCTCCGGCGGCACCGGCGGCGCCATCGCCGGCACCCTGACCTTCATGGTCGGTGGTGACGCCGAAGTACTCGAACGCGCCCGCCCGGTGTTCTCCGCCATGGGCCGGAACATCTTCCACGCCGGCGGCGACGGCGCCGGGCAGGTCGCCAAGGTGTGCAACAACCAGTTGCTCGCCGTGCTGATGATCGGCACCGCCGAATCCCTCGCCCTCGGCGCCGCCAATGGGCTGGACCCTGCCGTGTTGTCGGAAATCATGCGCCGCAGCTCCGGCGGCAACTGGGCGTTGGAGGTGTACAACCCCTGGCCCGGCGTCATGGAGAATGCCCCCGCCTCACGCGGCTACACCGGTGGCTTCATGACGTCGCTGATGACCAAGGACCTGGGCCTGGCGCTGGAAACGGCGCAGGTCAGCGGCAACAGCACGCCCATGGGCAGCCTGGCACTGGCGCTGTATCGCCTGCTGATGAAACAGGGCCATGGCGAGCAGGACTTCTCGGTGGTGCAGAAACTCTTCGATAACTGA
- a CDS encoding type I secretion system permease/ATPase — MDQEVSAVPLSHDPRGLLDDPLLDSLLTLCQLHQKPASRAMLTSGLPLPGQRLSAELLPRAAARAGLQGRLLQRKLEQIPALAMPAMLLLREGRCAVLLGWESNGDARLLLSESDGGEVRVTRELLSEDYAGQAFFAQPQHKFDLQHGELIPRAKSWFRDTLKRSRWLYVDAVAASLLINLIALAAPLFVMNVYDRVVPNQAAATLWVLAIGISGAYLFDLLLKTMRGLCLDLAGKKTDLIISATLFERIVGMSMKYRPARVGSFAQNIHEFQTLRDFLNSLTLTTLIDMPFTLLILLVIGIIGGPLVFVPLVAFPLAAGLGWLLQKPLVETMNRTMALAAERQSSLIETLASLDAVKVNNAESERQYLWEQTIGTLSRLELRVKLLSTLAMNITVLIQALAGVVMIIGGVYLIIAGDLSMGGLIACYMLNGRALGPLTQLSGLIQRYQQARLSMATTNQMMELPQERNADERPLTRSQLRGGIEMRGLDFAYPNQQVAALHGINLQIRAGEKVGIIGRSGSGKSSLAKLIVGLHQPENGNLLVDGADVRQLDISELRHNIGYVPQDISLFSGTLRDNLVSGARYIDDERVLEVAELTGVNEFVRLHPQGYELQVGERGHNLSGGQRQNVALARALLLDPPILLLDEPTSAMDNAGEERLKQRLQSIMGEKTLLLVTHRASMLSLVDRLVIIDKGRIIADGPKDVVMDALKKGQISVA, encoded by the coding sequence GTGGATCAAGAAGTCAGCGCAGTACCCCTAAGCCACGATCCGCGCGGTCTGCTCGACGACCCGCTGCTGGACAGCCTGCTGACGCTCTGTCAGCTGCACCAGAAGCCGGCCAGCCGAGCCATGCTCACCAGCGGCCTGCCGCTGCCCGGGCAGCGCCTGTCCGCCGAGCTGCTGCCCCGTGCGGCAGCTCGCGCCGGCCTGCAGGGGCGCCTGCTGCAGCGCAAGCTGGAGCAGATTCCCGCGCTGGCCATGCCGGCGATGCTGCTGCTGCGCGAAGGGCGCTGCGCGGTGCTGCTGGGTTGGGAAAGCAATGGAGATGCGCGCCTGCTGCTGTCGGAAAGCGACGGCGGTGAAGTGCGCGTCACCCGCGAACTGCTGAGCGAGGACTACGCCGGCCAGGCGTTCTTCGCCCAGCCGCAGCACAAGTTCGACCTGCAGCACGGCGAGCTGATCCCGCGCGCCAAGAGCTGGTTCCGCGACACCCTGAAGCGTTCGCGTTGGCTCTACGTCGACGCCGTCGCTGCGAGCCTGCTGATCAACCTGATCGCCCTGGCCGCTCCACTGTTCGTCATGAACGTCTACGACCGCGTGGTGCCCAACCAGGCCGCCGCCACCCTCTGGGTGCTGGCCATCGGCATCAGCGGCGCCTACCTGTTCGACCTGCTGCTCAAGACCATGCGCGGCCTGTGCCTGGACCTGGCCGGCAAGAAGACCGACCTGATCATCTCGGCGACGCTGTTCGAGCGCATCGTCGGCATGAGCATGAAGTACCGCCCGGCGCGGGTCGGCTCGTTCGCCCAGAACATCCACGAATTCCAGACGCTGCGCGACTTCCTCAACTCGCTCACGCTGACCACCTTGATCGACATGCCCTTCACCCTGCTGATCCTGCTGGTGATCGGCATCATCGGCGGGCCGCTGGTGTTCGTCCCGCTGGTTGCCTTCCCGCTGGCCGCGGGCCTGGGCTGGCTGCTGCAGAAGCCACTGGTGGAGACCATGAACCGCACCATGGCGCTGGCCGCCGAACGCCAGTCGAGCCTGATCGAGACACTCGCCAGCCTCGACGCGGTGAAGGTCAACAACGCCGAGAGCGAGCGCCAGTACCTGTGGGAGCAGACCATCGGCACCCTCAGCCGCCTGGAACTGCGGGTCAAGCTGCTGTCGACCCTGGCGATGAACATCACCGTGCTGATCCAGGCGCTGGCCGGGGTCGTCATGATCATCGGCGGCGTCTACCTGATCATCGCCGGCGACCTCTCCATGGGCGGCCTGATCGCCTGCTACATGCTCAACGGCCGCGCCCTCGGCCCGCTGACCCAGCTCTCCGGGCTGATCCAGCGCTACCAGCAGGCGCGCCTGTCCATGGCCACCACCAACCAGATGATGGAGCTGCCGCAGGAGCGCAATGCCGACGAACGTCCGCTGACCCGCTCGCAGCTGCGTGGCGGCATCGAGATGCGCGGCCTGGACTTCGCTTATCCGAACCAGCAGGTCGCGGCGCTGCACGGCATCAACCTGCAGATTCGCGCCGGCGAGAAGGTCGGCATCATCGGCCGCAGCGGCTCGGGCAAGAGCTCCCTGGCCAAGCTGATCGTCGGCCTGCACCAGCCCGAAAACGGCAACCTGCTGGTGGACGGCGCCGACGTGCGCCAACTGGACATCAGCGAGCTGCGCCACAACATCGGCTACGTGCCGCAGGACATCAGCCTGTTCAGCGGCACCCTGCGCGACAACCTGGTCAGCGGCGCGCGCTACATCGATGACGAACGCGTGCTGGAAGTGGCCGAGCTGACCGGCGTGAACGAGTTTGTCCGCCTGCATCCGCAGGGCTACGAGCTGCAGGTCGGCGAGCGTGGCCACAACCTCTCCGGCGGCCAGCGGCAGAACGTCGCCCTGGCCCGCGCGCTGCTGCTCGACCCGCCGATCCTGCTGCTGGACGAACCCACCAGCGCCATGGACAACGCCGGCGAGGAGCGCCTGAAACAGCGCCTGCAATCGATCATGGGCGAGAAGACACTGCTGCTGGTCACCCACCGCGCCTCCATGCTCAGCCTGGTGGACCGCCTGGTGATCATCGACAAGGGCCGCATCATCGCCGACGGTCCGAAGGACGTGGTCATGGATGCACTGAAGAAGGGGCAGATCAGTGTCGCTTAA
- a CDS encoding acyl-CoA dehydrogenase family protein, with protein sequence MHFDLSEEQRLLVDSARAFASRELAPHAADWDRQHHFPVEVIRRAAEQGYLGLNIAEEDGGLGLSRLSASLIFEQLAAGCVATTAYMTIHNMASWMLASFGDAALKEQWLPGLIGGELLASYCLTEPDAGSDAARLRTRARRDGDDYVLDGAKTFISGAGSTDVLIVMARTGEEGAKGISCFLVPANAEGIRYGRNEDKMGWKAQPTRTITFEGVRIPAGNRIGPEGQGFVYAMKGLDGGRLNIASCSLGAALAALEQSLRYVEERKQFGKALAEFQALQFKLADMLTDLTASRQMVRLAAHKLDHKDGEATLYCAMAKRFATDRCFALCNEALQLHGGYGYLNDYPLERWVRDSRVHQILEGTNEIMRVIVARRLLEQGGMLDRLL encoded by the coding sequence ATGCATTTCGATCTGTCCGAAGAACAACGCCTGCTGGTGGACAGCGCCCGCGCCTTCGCCAGCCGCGAACTGGCGCCCCACGCCGCCGACTGGGACCGCCAGCACCACTTCCCGGTGGAGGTCATCCGTCGCGCCGCCGAACAGGGCTACCTGGGCCTGAACATCGCCGAAGAGGACGGCGGCCTGGGCCTCTCGCGCCTGTCCGCCTCGCTGATCTTCGAGCAACTGGCCGCCGGCTGCGTCGCCACCACCGCATACATGACCATCCACAACATGGCCAGCTGGATGCTCGCCAGCTTCGGCGACGCCGCGCTCAAGGAGCAGTGGCTGCCGGGGCTGATCGGCGGCGAGTTGCTGGCCTCCTACTGCCTCACCGAACCGGATGCCGGCTCCGACGCCGCGCGCCTGCGCACCCGCGCCAGGCGGGATGGCGACGACTACGTGCTCGATGGCGCCAAGACCTTCATCTCCGGCGCCGGCAGCACCGACGTGCTGATCGTCATGGCGCGCACCGGCGAGGAAGGCGCGAAGGGCATTTCCTGCTTCCTGGTGCCGGCCAACGCCGAGGGCATCCGCTACGGCCGCAACGAGGACAAGATGGGCTGGAAGGCGCAGCCGACCCGCACCATCACCTTCGAAGGCGTGCGCATTCCCGCCGGCAACCGCATCGGGCCGGAAGGCCAGGGCTTCGTCTATGCCATGAAGGGCCTGGATGGCGGCCGCCTGAACATCGCCAGCTGTTCCCTCGGCGCGGCCCTGGCGGCGCTGGAGCAATCGCTGCGCTACGTCGAGGAACGCAAGCAGTTCGGCAAGGCGCTGGCAGAGTTCCAGGCGTTGCAGTTCAAGCTCGCCGATATGCTCACCGACCTCACCGCCAGCCGGCAGATGGTGCGTCTGGCCGCGCACAAACTGGACCACAAGGACGGCGAGGCGACGCTGTACTGCGCCATGGCCAAGCGCTTCGCCACCGACCGCTGCTTCGCCCTGTGCAACGAAGCACTGCAGCTGCACGGCGGCTACGGCTACCTGAACGACTACCCGCTGGAACGCTGGGTGCGCGACAGCCGGGTGCACCAGATCCTCGAAGGCACCAACGAGATCATGCGGGTAATCGTCGCCCGCCGGCTGTTGGAACAGGGTGGGATGCTGGACAGATTGCTGTGA
- a CDS encoding TolC family outer membrane protein: MRMRFAAVVPFALSFVLPAHADSLNQAMQKALEYHPEIQAGVNSRLAADKQLRAAKGGYLPSVDLTAGYGREGSDNTTTRGQGDHWETLNRGESNLALRQMVFDGFATSSEVGRQQANVNSRAYALLGTSERTALDVAQVYTDVLRRQEMVRLAEENLKNHQRVYDQISLRSARGVGRLADQDQAEARLAQAQNNLMTEKTNLADARTNYYSVVGSDPVDLSDPTGLAGQLPEDLQAARRQLVENSPILRSAESDVAAAEKQYDAAKSTFYPRFDAELSRGADNNLDGEEGHNNEWQAMLRMRYNLFAGGSNKAELEAKSYEANQALDIRNNALRQLNEELGLSWNALGNARDQLPIARQYVDYSTRVREAYQKQFTIGERTLLDLLDSENELFNASRRLVDLKYTELFTQYRIKATLGELLKSQGVVAPMAAVASEDIKPRVQLPGLN; this comes from the coding sequence ATGCGTATGCGATTCGCTGCTGTAGTGCCCTTCGCCCTTTCATTTGTCCTGCCCGCCCACGCCGACTCGCTCAATCAGGCCATGCAGAAGGCCCTGGAGTACCACCCGGAAATCCAGGCCGGGGTGAACTCCCGCCTCGCCGCGGACAAGCAGCTGCGTGCGGCGAAGGGTGGCTACCTGCCGTCCGTCGACCTGACCGCCGGTTACGGTCGTGAAGGCTCCGACAACACCACCACCCGTGGCCAAGGCGACCACTGGGAAACCCTGAACCGGGGCGAATCCAACCTTGCCCTGCGCCAGATGGTGTTCGATGGCTTCGCCACCTCCAGCGAAGTCGGCCGCCAGCAGGCCAACGTGAACTCCCGCGCCTACGCATTGCTGGGAACTTCCGAGCGCACCGCGCTGGACGTCGCCCAGGTCTACACCGATGTGCTGCGCCGTCAGGAAATGGTTCGTCTGGCCGAGGAAAACCTGAAGAACCACCAGCGCGTCTACGACCAGATCAGCCTGCGCAGCGCCCGCGGCGTTGGCCGCCTCGCCGACCAGGACCAGGCCGAGGCGCGCCTGGCCCAGGCACAGAACAACCTGATGACCGAGAAGACCAACCTGGCCGACGCCCGCACCAACTACTACAGCGTGGTGGGCAGCGACCCGGTGGACCTGAGCGACCCGACCGGTCTTGCCGGCCAACTGCCGGAAGATCTGCAGGCCGCCCGTCGCCAGCTGGTGGAGAACAGCCCGATCCTGCGCTCCGCGGAATCCGACGTGGCCGCCGCCGAGAAGCAGTACGACGCGGCGAAATCGACCTTCTATCCGAGATTCGATGCAGAACTTTCCCGCGGTGCCGATAACAACCTCGACGGAGAAGAAGGCCACAACAACGAATGGCAGGCCATGCTGCGCATGCGCTACAACCTGTTCGCCGGTGGCAGCAACAAGGCCGAGCTGGAAGCCAAGTCGTACGAGGCGAACCAGGCCCTGGATATCCGCAACAACGCCCTGCGTCAGTTGAACGAGGAACTTGGATTGTCCTGGAACGCCCTTGGCAACGCCCGCGACCAGCTGCCGATCGCCCGCCAGTACGTGGACTACAGCACCCGCGTGCGCGAGGCGTACCAGAAGCAGTTCACCATCGGCGAGCGCACCCTGCTCGATCTGCTGGACAGCGAGAACGAACTGTTCAACGCTTCGCGCCGTCTGGTCGACCTGAAGTACACCGAGCTGTTCACCCAGTACCGCATCAAGGCGACCCTGGGCGAACTGCTCAAGAGCCAGGGCGTGGTAGCACCGATGGCTGCGGTGGCTTCCGAAGACATCAAGCCGCGAGTCCAGCTGCCCGGCCTCAACTAA